From a region of the Bradyrhizobium diazoefficiens genome:
- the rpsG gene encoding 30S ribosomal protein S7, whose translation MSRRHSAEKREVLPDPKFGNIIVTKFMNSVMYAGKKSVAEGIVYGAFGIIESKTKQNPLGVFEQALENVMPTIEVRSRRVGGATYQVPVEVRSTRRQALGIRWLISAARDRNEKTMTERLSAELLDASNNRGNAVKKREDVHRMAEANRAFSHYRW comes from the coding sequence ATGTCTCGTCGCCACTCAGCGGAAAAGCGCGAAGTCCTTCCCGATCCGAAGTTCGGGAACATCATCGTCACGAAGTTCATGAACTCGGTGATGTACGCCGGCAAGAAGTCGGTCGCGGAAGGTATCGTCTATGGTGCGTTCGGCATCATCGAATCCAAGACCAAGCAGAACCCGCTCGGCGTGTTCGAGCAGGCACTCGAGAACGTCATGCCGACGATCGAGGTTCGCTCCCGCCGCGTCGGCGGCGCGACCTACCAGGTTCCGGTCGAGGTTCGCTCGACCCGCCGTCAGGCGCTGGGCATCCGCTGGCTGATCTCGGCTGCACGCGACCGCAACGAGAAGACCATGACCGAGCGGCTCTCCGCCGAGCTTCTGGACGCATCGAACAATCGCGGGAACGCCGTCAAGAAGCGTGAAGACGTGCACCGGATGGCGGAAGCCAACCGCGCCTTCTCGCACTATCGCTGGTAA
- the rpsL gene encoding 30S ribosomal protein S12, producing the protein MPTINQLIAQPREVQKSRKKVPALQQSPQKRGVCTRVYTTTPKKPNSALRKVAKVRLTNGFEVIGYIPGEGHNLQEHSVVMIRGGRVKDLPGVRYHILRGVLDTQGVKNRKQRRSKYGAKRPK; encoded by the coding sequence ATGCCGACGATCAACCAGCTGATCGCTCAACCGCGTGAAGTGCAGAAGTCGCGCAAGAAGGTGCCGGCGCTGCAGCAGTCGCCGCAGAAGCGCGGGGTTTGCACGCGCGTCTACACCACGACCCCGAAGAAGCCGAACTCGGCGCTTCGTAAGGTCGCCAAGGTGCGCCTGACCAACGGCTTCGAGGTGATCGGCTACATCCCCGGCGAGGGCCATAACCTCCAGGAGCACTCGGTGGTCATGATCCGCGGCGGTCGCGTCAAGGACTTGCCCGGCGTGCGCTACCACATCCTCCGCGGCGTGCTGGATACCCAGGGCGTCAAGAACCGTAAGCAGCGTCGTTCGAAGTACGGCGCGAAGCGTCCGAAGTAA